The proteins below come from a single Isoptericola dokdonensis DS-3 genomic window:
- the kdpC gene encoding potassium-transporting ATPase subunit KdpC: MTTPTHVTGRGTLLAHTLAGARVLLGFTLLLGLAYPLAVTGAGQALFGWRADGSLVTATGEPTRDRAEAVGSALVGQPFDGEQWFHPRPSAAGDGYDTLASGGSNLGPESPELVDAITDRRAAVAATEGVDPAAVPADAVTASGSGLDPHISPDYAALQVDRVAAARDLDPAVVRALVAEHTTGRTLGVLGDVRVDVLGLNLALENQAGRPADGTTGDAASGAPDHG; the protein is encoded by the coding sequence ATGACCACCCCGACCCACGTCACCGGGCGCGGCACGCTGCTCGCCCACACCCTCGCGGGCGCTCGCGTCCTGCTCGGCTTCACCCTCCTGCTGGGGCTCGCGTACCCGCTCGCCGTCACCGGTGCGGGCCAGGCGCTGTTCGGCTGGCGGGCCGACGGCTCCTTGGTCACCGCGACGGGCGAGCCCACCCGCGACCGGGCCGAGGCCGTCGGCTCCGCGCTCGTCGGTCAGCCGTTCGACGGCGAGCAGTGGTTCCACCCGCGCCCGTCCGCCGCGGGCGACGGCTACGACACCCTCGCCTCGGGCGGGTCGAACCTCGGGCCCGAGAGCCCCGAGCTGGTCGACGCGATCACCGACCGGCGGGCCGCCGTCGCGGCCACCGAGGGCGTCGACCCCGCCGCGGTGCCCGCCGACGCCGTCACCGCGTCCGGCTCCGGCCTCGACCCGCACATCAGCCCCGACTACGCGGCGCTCCAGGTCGACCGGGTCGCCGCCGCGCGCGACCTCGACCCCGCCGTCGTGCGGGCCCTCGTGGCCGAGCACACCACCGGGCGCACGCTCGGCGTCCTCGGCGACGTCCGGGTCGACGTCCTCGGGCTCAACCTCGCGCTGGAGAACCAGGCCGGCAGGCCGGCGGACGGCACGACCGGGGACGCCGCGTCCGGGGCGCCGGACCACGGGTGA
- the kdpB gene encoding potassium-transporting ATPase subunit KdpB: MTSTTVHRPGRLPGDLPAPDGPGRSRPRRSSALSWAQVRAALPGAVRGTDPRRLWRTPVLLVVEVGAAATTVLAVLEPSVFAWVVTAWLWATVLFATLAESIAEARGRAQASTLRATQEQTTARKLQAAVGDLRGLRADEVPSVEVPSAALRVGDLVEVRAGETIPGDGDVVDGVASVDESAITGESAPVVRESGGDRSAVTGGTVVLSDRIVVRITTPPGHTFVDRMIALVEGSERQRTPNEVALNLLLTALTAVFVLAVATLQPFAAFSGGRQDVVVLVALLVCLVPTTIGALLSAIGIAGMDRLVQRNVLAMSGRAVEAAGDVDVLLLDKTGTITYGNRRAVAVLPVEPAAEAELAAAARLASLADDTPEGRSIVELVDARAGGGFGGGLPGGAELVPFTAQTRMSGVDLPVGGDGADGSVRRLRKGAASAVTAWVRGTGADLGADVAARLAEHVDGVSRTGGTPLVVAEQVGDGPARVLGVVHLKDVVKQGMRERFDELRAMGIRTVMVTGDNAVTARAIAAEAGVDDVLAEATPEDKLALIRREQSGGRLVAMAGDGTNDAPALAQSDVGVAMASGTSAAKEAGNMVDLDSDPTKLIEIVEIGKQLLITRGALTTFSVANDVAKYFAILPAMFSGLFPGLAVLNVMGLSSLQSAIVSAVVFNALIILVLVPLALRGVRYRPSSASALLRRNLLVYGLGGLVVPFVGIKAVDLVVSLLPGL; encoded by the coding sequence ATGACCAGCACCACCGTCCACCGCCCCGGCCGTCTGCCGGGAGACCTCCCCGCCCCGGACGGCCCCGGGCGGTCGCGTCCCCGCCGCAGCAGTGCCCTGTCCTGGGCGCAGGTGCGGGCCGCACTGCCCGGAGCCGTGCGGGGCACGGACCCGCGCCGGCTGTGGCGCACCCCCGTGCTGCTCGTCGTCGAGGTCGGTGCGGCGGCCACCACCGTCCTGGCCGTGCTGGAGCCCAGCGTGTTCGCGTGGGTGGTCACGGCCTGGCTGTGGGCGACCGTCCTGTTCGCGACGCTGGCCGAGTCGATCGCGGAGGCACGCGGCCGGGCGCAGGCGTCCACGCTGCGGGCCACGCAGGAGCAGACGACGGCCCGCAAGCTGCAGGCCGCCGTCGGCGACCTGCGCGGGCTGCGCGCCGACGAGGTCCCGAGCGTCGAGGTGCCGTCCGCCGCCCTGCGGGTGGGCGACCTCGTGGAGGTCCGGGCCGGGGAGACGATCCCCGGCGACGGCGACGTCGTGGACGGCGTCGCGTCGGTCGACGAGTCCGCGATCACGGGGGAGTCGGCGCCGGTGGTCCGGGAGTCGGGCGGAGACCGCAGCGCGGTCACCGGAGGCACCGTCGTGCTGTCCGACCGGATCGTCGTGCGGATCACCACGCCTCCCGGCCACACGTTCGTGGACCGGATGATCGCGCTGGTCGAGGGCAGCGAGCGGCAGCGCACCCCGAACGAGGTGGCGCTCAACCTGCTCCTCACCGCGCTCACCGCGGTGTTCGTGCTGGCGGTGGCGACGCTGCAGCCGTTCGCCGCCTTCTCGGGCGGCCGCCAGGACGTCGTGGTGCTGGTCGCGCTGCTGGTGTGCCTCGTCCCGACGACGATCGGCGCGCTGCTGTCGGCGATCGGCATCGCGGGCATGGACCGCCTCGTGCAGCGCAACGTCCTGGCGATGTCGGGGCGTGCGGTCGAGGCCGCGGGCGACGTCGACGTCCTGCTGCTCGACAAGACCGGCACCATCACGTACGGCAACCGGCGCGCGGTGGCGGTGCTGCCCGTGGAGCCCGCCGCCGAGGCGGAGCTCGCCGCGGCAGCACGGCTCGCGTCCCTCGCGGACGACACCCCGGAGGGTCGCAGCATCGTCGAGCTGGTCGACGCGCGCGCCGGTGGCGGGTTCGGCGGTGGCCTGCCCGGCGGTGCGGAGCTGGTGCCGTTCACCGCGCAGACCCGCATGTCCGGGGTGGACCTGCCGGTCGGCGGCGACGGCGCCGACGGGAGCGTGCGCCGGTTGCGCAAGGGCGCCGCCTCGGCGGTCACCGCCTGGGTGCGCGGCACCGGAGCCGACCTGGGCGCCGACGTCGCCGCGCGGCTCGCCGAGCACGTCGACGGGGTGTCCCGCACCGGGGGCACGCCGCTCGTCGTCGCGGAGCAGGTCGGTGACGGCCCGGCCCGCGTGCTCGGCGTCGTCCACCTCAAGGACGTCGTCAAGCAGGGCATGCGCGAACGTTTCGACGAGCTGCGGGCGATGGGCATCCGCACCGTCATGGTGACGGGCGACAACGCCGTGACCGCCCGTGCCATCGCCGCCGAGGCGGGCGTCGACGACGTCCTCGCGGAGGCCACCCCGGAGGACAAGCTGGCCCTCATCCGGCGCGAGCAGTCCGGCGGGCGCCTCGTCGCCATGGCGGGCGACGGCACGAACGACGCCCCGGCGCTCGCCCAGTCGGACGTCGGGGTGGCGATGGCGTCCGGGACGTCGGCGGCCAAGGAGGCCGGCAACATGGTCGACCTCGACTCCGACCCGACGAAGCTCATCGAGATCGTCGAGATCGGCAAGCAGCTGCTCATCACGCGCGGCGCCCTGACGACATTCTCCGTGGCGAACGACGTCGCGAAGTACTTCGCGATCCTGCCCGCCATGTTCTCCGGGCTGTTCCCGGGCCTGGCGGTGCTCAACGTCATGGGCCTGTCGAGCCTGCAGTCGGCGATCGTCTCCGCGGTGGTGTTCAACGCGCTGATCATCCTCGTGCTCGTGCCCCTCGCGCTGCGCGGCGTGCGGTACCGGCCGTCGTCGGCGTCCGCCCTGCTGCGACGCAACCTGCTCGTCTACGGGCTCGGCGGGCTCGTGGTGCCGTTCGTCGGCATCAAGGCCGTCGACCTCGTCGTCTCGCTGCTGCCCGGCCTGTGA
- the kdpA gene encoding potassium-transporting ATPase subunit KdpA, with translation MSTDVLAAVGQVLLLVAMLAAAHAPLGAYMARVHSTSRHWRAEKLWYRAVRVDPDAEQHWRTYLLSVLGFSLASVLALYSLGRLQAHLPWNLGFTGLDPAGAWNTAVSFTTNTNWQWYSGEAAAGHLLQMAGFAVQNFVSAAVGLSVAIALVRGFARSGTDARIGNFWTDLTRSVTRILLPISCVAALVLVGAGVVQNLDPHTAVTTLGGGTQHLLGGPVASQEAIKELGTNGGGFFNANSAHPLENPTPWTNLLEIFLLLLIPTALPRTFGILVGDRRQGWAVLGVMVTLLVGAVALVTWAELAAPGTAPQLAGAATEGKETRFGIAASALFGAATTGTSTGAVNAMHDSFTAPGGGVLLFEMLLGEVAPGGVGAGLYGMLVLAILAVFVAGLMVGRTPEYLGKKIGRGEMTLVALYVLVTPAVVLVGTAVAVSTGAGQAGIQESGPHGLSEVLYAFASAGNNNGSAFAGLATGTPFYNTLLGLAMLVGRFVPIALVLALAGRLASQRTVPASAGTLPTHQPLFVGLVTAVALVVVGLTFVPVLSLGPVAESLS, from the coding sequence ATGAGCACCGACGTCCTCGCCGCCGTCGGGCAGGTCCTCCTGCTCGTGGCGATGCTCGCCGCGGCCCACGCGCCCCTGGGTGCGTACATGGCCCGCGTCCACTCGACCTCCCGGCACTGGCGCGCGGAGAAGCTCTGGTACCGCGCCGTGCGCGTCGACCCCGACGCCGAGCAGCACTGGCGCACCTACCTCCTGTCCGTCCTCGGGTTCTCCCTCGCCTCCGTCCTCGCCCTGTACTCCCTCGGACGCCTCCAGGCGCACCTGCCGTGGAACCTCGGGTTCACCGGCCTGGACCCCGCCGGCGCCTGGAACACCGCGGTCAGCTTCACCACGAACACCAACTGGCAGTGGTACTCCGGCGAGGCCGCCGCGGGGCACCTGCTCCAGATGGCCGGCTTCGCCGTCCAGAACTTCGTCTCCGCGGCCGTCGGCCTCTCCGTCGCGATCGCGCTCGTGCGGGGCTTCGCCCGCTCGGGCACCGACGCGCGGATCGGCAACTTCTGGACCGACCTCACGCGGTCCGTCACCCGGATCCTCCTGCCGATCTCGTGCGTCGCCGCCCTCGTCCTCGTCGGCGCCGGCGTCGTGCAGAACCTCGACCCCCACACCGCCGTCACCACGCTCGGCGGCGGCACCCAGCACCTGCTCGGTGGCCCCGTCGCCTCCCAGGAGGCCATCAAGGAGCTCGGCACCAACGGCGGCGGCTTCTTCAACGCGAACTCCGCCCACCCCCTCGAGAACCCGACCCCCTGGACCAACCTCCTCGAGATCTTCCTGCTCCTGCTGATCCCCACCGCCCTGCCCCGCACCTTCGGGATCCTGGTCGGCGACCGCCGCCAGGGCTGGGCGGTCCTCGGCGTCATGGTGACGCTCCTGGTCGGGGCCGTCGCCCTCGTCACCTGGGCCGAGCTGGCCGCCCCCGGCACCGCCCCGCAGCTCGCCGGCGCCGCCACCGAAGGCAAGGAGACCCGGTTCGGCATCGCCGCGAGCGCCCTGTTCGGCGCCGCGACGACCGGCACGTCGACCGGCGCCGTCAACGCGATGCACGACTCGTTCACCGCGCCCGGCGGCGGAGTGCTGCTCTTCGAGATGCTGCTCGGCGAGGTCGCGCCCGGCGGCGTCGGTGCCGGCCTCTACGGGATGCTCGTGCTGGCCATCCTGGCGGTGTTCGTCGCCGGGCTCATGGTGGGCCGCACCCCGGAGTACCTCGGCAAGAAGATCGGCCGCGGCGAGATGACGCTCGTGGCGCTGTACGTCCTGGTGACGCCTGCCGTGGTCCTGGTCGGCACGGCCGTCGCGGTGTCCACCGGTGCGGGGCAGGCCGGCATCCAGGAGTCGGGACCGCACGGCCTGTCCGAGGTGCTGTACGCGTTCGCGTCGGCCGGCAACAACAACGGGTCCGCGTTCGCCGGCCTGGCGACCGGCACCCCCTTCTACAACACCCTGCTCGGCCTGGCGATGCTCGTCGGACGGTTCGTGCCGATCGCGCTCGTCCTGGCGCTCGCGGGGCGGCTCGCCTCGCAGCGCACCGTCCCGGCGTCCGCCGGCACGCTGCCGACCCACCAGCCCTTGTTCGTCGGCCTCGTGACCGCGGTCGCGCTGGTCGTCGTGGGTCTCACGTTCGTCCCCGTCCTGTCCCTCGGTCCCGTCGCGGAGTCCCTGTCATGA
- a CDS encoding acyltransferase family protein, whose amino-acid sequence MVTEVGSERTSLDRAPGSAPERPSSARRPSAPHRARAADGPAPWAERSTTASRRPPTGGGSERVVGLDALRALAVLLVVAYHVAPAALPGGFVGVDVFFVVSGFLITTLLLRELSGTRRIRLREFWRRRARRLLPALAVVVVVSVLAARVVAPDLLVGVGRQVLGAATFSTNWLEVAAGQSYFDATQPVLFQTFWSLAVEEQFYLVWPLLLVLLIVLTPTTRSRVRVVAVGAAASAVAMAVLLDPGDPTRVYYGTDTHAFGLLLGAAAALHRGTGARLLPGRSARWAVPAGLAGLGVLTLTAHTDTAWPYRGGILAASLLALLLVARCADATTDALIAGRRGPGARLAESAPVVWVGTRSYGLYLWHWPVLLLVDAVVAAQPGTVPWWRGTVVALGVTVLAAAASYRWVETPIRRDGFRGTAARVRTAVATTGRRVTRARVLAGAAGLAVVVTGAVVVTAPGTSQAQLAIEQGQAMIVRASVQDPTREAARPAEKVTGDRISAFGDSVLSGAAPALFEKFPGIAIDGEPIRKWVDAPAIVRAAERRGELRDVVVLQFGTNGGFAWDGAVDAFEEVLDVVGPDRDVVVFAVVGVSDWVPGTNRTLDEIAARHDNVHVAPWDDVVRDRPGLLHADRTHPDVDGTSAYARLLRKTLAQID is encoded by the coding sequence ATGGTCACGGAGGTCGGGTCGGAGCGCACGTCGCTCGACCGCGCCCCCGGCAGCGCTCCCGAGCGGCCGTCGTCGGCCCGCCGGCCCTCCGCCCCGCACCGAGCGCGCGCGGCGGACGGACCCGCGCCGTGGGCCGAGCGGTCCACGACCGCGAGCCGACGCCCACCGACCGGTGGGGGGTCGGAGCGGGTCGTCGGTCTCGACGCGCTGCGCGCGCTCGCCGTCCTGCTGGTCGTCGCCTACCACGTGGCGCCCGCGGCGCTCCCCGGCGGCTTCGTCGGCGTCGACGTGTTCTTCGTCGTCAGCGGGTTCCTCATCACCACGCTGCTGCTGCGCGAGCTGTCCGGCACCCGCCGGATCCGGTTGCGCGAGTTCTGGCGCCGCCGGGCCCGCCGGCTGCTGCCCGCGCTCGCCGTGGTCGTCGTCGTGAGCGTCCTCGCGGCGCGGGTCGTCGCACCCGACCTCCTCGTCGGGGTGGGCCGGCAGGTGCTCGGCGCCGCGACGTTCAGCACCAACTGGCTGGAGGTCGCCGCGGGCCAGAGCTACTTCGACGCCACGCAGCCCGTGCTCTTCCAGACCTTCTGGTCGCTGGCCGTCGAGGAGCAGTTCTACCTGGTGTGGCCGCTGCTGCTCGTGCTGCTCATCGTGCTGACCCCGACGACGCGCTCCCGGGTGCGGGTCGTCGCCGTCGGCGCCGCCGCCTCCGCCGTCGCCATGGCGGTGCTGCTCGACCCCGGCGACCCGACCCGCGTCTACTACGGCACCGACACGCACGCGTTCGGCCTGCTGCTCGGGGCCGCCGCGGCGCTGCACCGGGGCACGGGCGCCCGGCTGCTGCCCGGCAGGAGCGCCCGCTGGGCCGTCCCGGCAGGGTTGGCCGGCCTCGGCGTCCTCACCCTGACGGCGCACACCGACACCGCGTGGCCGTACCGCGGCGGGATCCTCGCCGCGTCGCTGCTCGCCCTGCTGCTCGTCGCCCGCTGCGCCGACGCCACGACCGACGCCCTGATCGCCGGACGGCGCGGCCCTGGCGCGCGGCTCGCGGAGTCGGCACCCGTGGTGTGGGTGGGGACCCGGTCCTACGGCCTGTACCTGTGGCACTGGCCCGTGCTCCTGCTCGTCGACGCCGTGGTGGCGGCCCAGCCCGGCACCGTGCCGTGGTGGCGCGGCACGGTGGTCGCGCTCGGCGTCACCGTGCTCGCGGCCGCCGCGTCGTACCGGTGGGTCGAGACGCCGATCCGGCGCGACGGCTTCCGGGGGACCGCGGCGAGGGTCCGCACGGCGGTCGCCACGACCGGACGGCGCGTCACCCGTGCGCGGGTGCTCGCCGGCGCCGCGGGGCTCGCGGTCGTGGTCACGGGGGCCGTGGTCGTCACCGCACCCGGGACGTCGCAGGCGCAGCTCGCGATCGAGCAGGGCCAGGCGATGATCGTCCGGGCGTCGGTCCAGGACCCGACGAGGGAGGCGGCCCGGCCTGCCGAGAAGGTGACCGGCGACCGGATCTCGGCGTTCGGCGACTCGGTGCTGTCCGGGGCGGCGCCCGCCCTGTTCGAGAAGTTCCCGGGCATCGCGATCGACGGTGAGCCGATCCGCAAGTGGGTCGACGCCCCGGCGATCGTCCGCGCGGCGGAACGGCGGGGCGAGCTCCGCGACGTCGTGGTGCTCCAGTTCGGCACGAACGGCGGGTTCGCGTGGGACGGCGCCGTCGACGCCTTCGAGGAGGTCCTGGACGTCGTCGGCCCGGACCGGGACGTCGTCGTGTTCGCCGTCGTCGGCGTCAGCGACTGGGTGCCCGGCACGAACCGGACGCTCGACGAGATCGCCGCGCGCCACGACAACGTCCACGTCGCGCCGTGGGACGACGTCGTCCGGGACCGGCCCGGCCTGCTGCACGCCGACCGGACCCACCCCGACGTCGACGGCACGTCCGCCTACGCCCGGCTGCTGAGGAAGACCCTCGCGCAGATCGACTGA